GCGGCGTTGAAGAGGTTCTTGGGGCCGTTCTTGTGGGTCATGATGGCCTTGACGCCGGGAAGCTTCTCGGCCTCGGAGGTGTCGATGGACACGATGCGGGCGTGGGGATGCGGGCTGCGCAGCACCTTGGCGAAGAGCATGCCCGGCAGGAAGATGTCCGTGGTGAAGAGGCCGCGGCCCGTGGTCTTGTCCACGCCGTCGCGCCGGCCGACGCTTTTTCCGACATATTCGAACTGACTCATAAGTCTCCTCCCTTGACGGCGGACGCCCGAAGTTGACGTGCGGCGTCCTCCACCGCTTCCTCGATTTTGACGTAGCCGGTGCAGCGGCAGATGTTTCCGCCCACGGCTTCCCTGATCTGCTCCTTGGAGGGGGACTTGTTCTTGTCCAGCAGGGCCTTGGCCGACATGATCATGCCCGGCGTGCAGAAGCCGCACTGCACGGCGCCCTTGTCGATGAAGCTCTGCTGCAGCGGGTGCAGGCCGCCCGGGCCCTCGACGCCCTCGATGGTCTGGATGTCCGCGCCCTGGGCGCGCATGGCCGGGATGAGGCAGGCGTTCATGGCCTTGCCGTTGAAGATGATGGTGCACGCGCCGCACTCGCCCTTGCCGCAGCCGCGCTTGGTGCCCGTGAGGTGCATTTTCTCGCGCAGCACGTCGAGGAGCATCTCCGCAGGGGAGACGGCCATCTCGACGACCTCGCCGTTCAGTCGGAATGAAATGATCTGGTTCGGCATGTTCTTCCTCCGTTATGCTTTGCGGGCGTCTTCGACAGCCGCTTGAAGGACCCGTTCGACGAAAACGGGCAGGACTCCCATCCGGTATTCCTTGGAACCGCGGATGGCGCTGCTGCGGAACATGGCCTGGTTGCGGGCCAGCTGTCCGGCTTCGGTCAAGGTGGCCGCGCTGACGGGCGCGCCCTTCAGGAACTCCTCGGCGTCAAGGGCGTGCTGCGGGCCGGCGCCGACGGGGGCGATGATGAGCCGCGCCCATTCGAACCTGTCGCCGTCGAGGGCGACCATGGCCGAGACGGCGAGCATCGGCAGGGCCAGGGCCTTGCGCTGCTCCATGCGCAGGTAGGCGGAACCCTGGTTCTTTTGCTTCACGGGAAATTTGACGTGGGTCACGACCTGGCAGCAGCTGTCGATGCAGGACAGGCAGACGCCGGCGTACATGTCCTCCAGCGGCATGGACTGCATGCCCTCCTGCGTGGTCACTTCGGCCGTGGTTTCCAGGCAGGCCAGGGCCACGGCGGCGTCGGCGGCCGGGTTGCCGGTCACGATGTTGCCGATGATGGTGCCCATGTTGCGGATCTGCAGGGAGCCGACCTTGCGGCAGGCCTGAGCCAGGGCCGGGGCGTGCTTCAGGATGAGCTCGGATTTGGACGCCTGGGCGTGGGTCACGCTCGCGCCGATGCGGATGAACCCGTTCTCCTCCGTGATGTTTTTGAGTTCCGCGATCTGGGTCAGGTCGACCAGCACGTCGCAGGTGTTCTTGCCGTCCTGCAGCTCCAGCATCAGGTCCGTGCCGCCGGCGATGATCCGGGCCTTCCCCCTGTTGGTGCTGAGGACCGTGACCGCTTCGGATACGGTCGCCGGGAAAACGTAGTTTTGAACCATAACTGTCCTCCGTGGTGTTTTCGAACGCGGCCGGGATGCCGGTGCCGAAATTCGATCCCTGTATTGGAAGGAACGTGCCA
The Desulfomicrobium escambiense DSM 10707 genome window above contains:
- a CDS encoding (2Fe-2S)-binding protein, translating into MPNQIISFRLNGEVVEMAVSPAEMLLDVLREKMHLTGTKRGCGKGECGACTIIFNGKAMNACLIPAMRAQGADIQTIEGVEGPGGLHPLQQSFIDKGAVQCGFCTPGMIMSAKALLDKNKSPSKEQIREAVGGNICRCTGYVKIEEAVEDAARQLRASAVKGGDL
- a CDS encoding FAD binding domain-containing protein codes for the protein MVQNYVFPATVSEAVTVLSTNRGKARIIAGGTDLMLELQDGKNTCDVLVDLTQIAELKNITEENGFIRIGASVTHAQASKSELILKHAPALAQACRKVGSLQIRNMGTIIGNIVTGNPAADAAVALACLETTAEVTTQEGMQSMPLEDMYAGVCLSCIDSCCQVVTHVKFPVKQKNQGSAYLRMEQRKALALPMLAVSAMVALDGDRFEWARLIIAPVGAGPQHALDAEEFLKGAPVSAATLTEAGQLARNQAMFRSSAIRGSKEYRMGVLPVFVERVLQAAVEDARKA